actctgggacaactcagagggataggatggggaaggaggtgagggGTGTTCAGAATGTggaggacacatgtatacctgtgccaattcatgttgatgtatggcaaaaaccatcacaatattgtaaagtacttatTCTCCaactaaaatgaaattaattaaaaaataaacatttttaaaaagcaaaaaaaaaaaaaagactttaagtaggaaagggtcaaaaaaaaaaggctggtgTCACATCCCTGGAGCCCGATTGGCTTGGGTCCCAAGGCTGCAGTGTCCTGGGGCTGAGAGAGCTGGGAGCATGTGGCAGGCTGTGTGCCTCCACAATGGATCTGGAGTGCCTGTGGTCCTCCTGATGCAGGCGGGATAATTTAAGggattggaattaacatatatacattaatgtaCATCAAATAGATGATCAACAAGTACCTATTGAATAGCATAGGGAAGTTTATTGAACACACTCTAATCACCTATATGAAAAAAGAACCCAGATGAGAATAGATGaatattatgtattaatattaactgtggaaaagtctgaaagagatgggaataccagaccacctgacctgcttcttgagaaatctgtatgcaggtcaggaagcaacagttagaactggacatggaacaacagactgattccaaatagaaaaaggagtacatcaaggctgtatattgtcaccctgcttatttaacttatatgcagagtacatcatgagaaacgctggactggaagaagcacaagctggaatcaagattgccgggagaaatatcaataacctcagatatgcagatgacaccacccttatggcagaaagtgaagaactaaagagcctcttgatgaaagtgaaagaggagagtgaaaaagttggtttaaagctcaacattcagaaaactaagatcataacatctagtcccatcacttcatggcaaatagatggggaaacaatggttgactttatttttggggggttccaaaatcactacagatggtgactgcagtcatgaaattaaaagacgcttactccttggaaggaaagttatgaccaacctagacagcatattaaaaagcagagacagaggtTCTCTTAAATCGACCGCCTAAGAGTCGCACTGTAAGAAGTAACAACCTCTTCTCCTCTCTGCCATCTGCTTGGCAGCTGCAAAACAGCAACTATGTGTGAGTGCATCTCCATCCACGTTGGCCAGGCTGGTGTCCAGATCGGCAATGCCTGCTGGGACCTCTACTGCCTGGAACATGGCATTCAGCCTGATGGCCAGATGCCAAGTGACAAGACTATTGGGGGAGGAGACGACTCCTTCAACACCTTCTTCAGTGAGACAGGGGCTGGCAAGCATGTACCCAGGGCAATGTTTGTAGACCTGGAACCCACAGTCATTGATGAGGTTTGCACTGGCACCTACCGCCAGCTCTTCCACCCTGAACAGCTCATCACAGGCAAAGAAGATGCCGCCAATAACTATGTCCGAGGTCACTACACCATTGGCAAGGAGATCACTGACCTCGTCTTGGACCGAATTCGGAAACTGGCTGACCAGTGCACAGGTCTTCAGGGCTTCTTGGTTTTCCATAACTTTGGTGGGGGAACTGGTTCTGGGTTCACCTCCCTGCTGATGGAATGTCTTTCAGTCAATTATGGCAAGAAGTCCAAGCTGGAGTTCTCCATTTACCCAGCCCCCCAGGTTTCCACAGCTGTCGTTGAGCCCTACAACTCCATCCTCACCACCCACACCACCCTGGAGCACTCTGATTGTGCCTTCATGGTAGACAATGAGGCCATCTATGACATCTGTCATAGAAACCTCAACATTGAGCGCCCGACATATACTAACCTGAATAGGTTGATAGGTCAAATTGTGTCCTCCATCACTGCTTCCCTGAGGTTTGATGGCACCCTGAATGTGGATCTGACAGAGTTCCAGACCAACCTGGTGCCCTATCCCCACATCCACTTCCCTCTGGCcgcatacgcccctgtcatctctGCTGAGAAAGCCTACCATGAACAGCTTTCTGTAGCAGAGATCACCAATGCTTGCTTTGGGCCAGCCAACCAGATGGTGAAATGTGACCCTTGCCATGGTAAATACATGGCCTGCTGCCTGTTGTACCATGGTGACGTGGTTCCCAAAGATGTCAATGCTGCCATTGCCACCATCAAGACCAAGTGTACCATCCAGTTTGTAGACTGGTGCCCCACTGGCTTCAAGGTTGGCATTAACTACCAGCCTCCCACTGTGGTACCTGGTGGAGACCTCGCCAAAGTACAGCGAGCTATGTGCATGCTAAGCAACACCACAGCCATTTCTGAGGCCTGGGCTCGCCTGGACCACAAGTTTGACCTGATGTATGCCAACCGTGCCTTTGTTCACTGGTACGTGGGTGAGGGCATGGAGGAAGGAGAGTTTTCTGAGGCCCTTGAGGACAtggctgcccttgagaaggattaTGAGGAAGTTAGTGTGGATTCTgtggaaggagaaggagaggaagaaggagaggaaTACTAAAGTTAAAATGTCACAAAGGTTCTGCTTTTACAGGGAAGCTTATTCTGTTTCAAACATTGAAAAGTTGTGGTCTGATCAGTTAATTTGTATGTTGCAGTGTATACGCTCATATACAATTACTGACCTATGCTTTAAAACATGATGCTTTGTTACAGACCCAAGCTATCCATTTCTCTGATGGGTTTGAATAAAGTATTCCCTgtcttaaatgaaaaaataaataaataaataaaaaataaaaagcagagacattactttgccaacaaagatctgtctagtcaaggctatggtttttctagtagtcacgaatggatgtgagagttggactgtaaagaaagctgagcgctgaagaattgatgcttttgaactgcggtgttggagaagactcttgagagtcccttggactgcaaggagatccaaccagtccatcctaaaggagatcagtcctaggtgttcattggaaggactgatgttgaagctgaaactccaatactttggccacctgatgcgaagaactgactcatttgaaaagaccctgatgctgggaaagattgagggcaggaggagaaggggacgacagaggatgaaatggttggatggcatcactgatacaatggacatgagtttgggtagactccggagttggtgatggatggtgggcctggagtgctgcagtccatggggtcgcaaagagtcggacacaactgaatgactgaactgaagtattaatATAACTGAACCAAGTTcctgtacacttgaaacaaacaaatacaaatcACTAGTACAGCTAaatatgaacaacaacaaaaaaaaactcaataaaaaatCGCTCAAAGATCTAAATGCACATTTCTCCAGAGAGGTCATAAAGATGGCCataaagcacataaaaagattctCAGCATCATGAGGTCTTAGAGTAAAAcaatcaaatatttaatgagatgtcacttcacactgatcagaatggccccATCAAAAAACCTACAGCAATGAATCCTGCAGAGGGTGTGAAGAGAAGGCAACCCTCCTACAGGAGGGTTGATaagaatacaaaatggtacaCTCACTAGGGAATACACCATGGAGGGTCTgaaaaaactaaacacaaaagTACCAAGTGATGCAGCAATTTCATACCGAGCCTTAGATctagagaaaaccaaaatttaaaaacacacctGTACCCCAAAGATCATTGCAGCACAgggtacaatagccaagacaaggaagcaactcCAGTATACTAGGACAGATGGACTGATACAGGAAACGGGGTACATATACCCAGTGCAGTATCACTCAGACATACATAAGGATGAAACAATGCCGTTTTCCAGTTACAGGGAAGAAACCAGAGGTGATCATACTACATGAAGTGAGTAAGACGGGGAAAGACAGATAATCATGGAATATCCCTTctggtggaatctaaaaatggatgcaaatgaacttcattacaaaagagaaacagattcacaggctTAGGAAAGAAAGTTATTGTTGCCAAAATGGAAAGGAGGGAGCAGGGAATAATTAGCTGGTTCAAATCAATACATAAACCTTAAAACAGgtactgttgctgtttagtcgctcagttgtgtccgactctttgtgactccatgttcTGCAGCCCgtcaggtgcctctgtccatggaattctccaggcaagaatactggggtgaattgccatttccttctccaagggatcttcgcaacccagggatcgaatccatgtctcctgtaagTCTATatacctaaaacaaacaaaacagcagaaatcaactctgctccaatataaaataacaaattaaattACCTGAGTTCAGTCTACTGGACAGCAAACAGTGGTTATCCCTCTGATTAGATATGGGATAGGCTATGATACTAATATGACACCATCAAAgattttcactcagcataatacaGAGAAGCAACCCACCCAAAGGTGCCTGACCCCATATGAATGCAACAAGgtgaagggaagaaaaaggaacacaGGTTAATCAGGGCAATACCCTCAATTCAGACGTTGGGAATCTCCAAGGAGACAAGACACACTGCAGGTAAGAGCAGATATGGGGTCTCCGGGTTCAGGATCCTGACCCATGTGGATGGAGTGAGACCCACACAATCCCCAGACCTGGGATCACACAACCCTTGGTTAGGACAACAGGTCTCTGCTGCTTGGGCAGCTAAAGTGGAAGCGAGTGGGTTCTTGTAACCCCCTGTGATGGTAGAAAGAAGTGTAGGGCTGGTCTCCTCTCCCCACATTGTCCCAGAGAAgtcttcctctcctccctttgGTTCTGTGTGATATTAACTGTTTTTACAGCTGTCATGATAATGTTGAACACACTACCTTGATTCTGGCAGGCTCGTTCCTTTCTTGGTCCACTGATGTGTTGAGAAAACACACCAGACGCAGGGCTGGGAGATGAGGGACAGGTCTGGTCTCCGCTGAGTAGGGATGGTCGACTGGAATAAGATCACAGCAGCGACCTCACCTGCTGCCCATTGGCCTTTTGCCTGATCCATGTGCCCTGCAATCAACTAACCAGGTGAACCTGCCTCCCTTCTCACCATGCTTGTCCTGGTAAACTGGAATAATTACCAGGTAGCTACCGGAGAAGtccccaggagccccagggagggTGAACCTCCCAGGGGTAAAGAGGCAAACAGGCACAGGCCTTTATAAAGTGAACACCACAAAGTATTAATTCCTAAACACAGGTGAAGCTCTCAtgtattcttccttttttcttatttttatgtgtgtgttctcCCCGCACACATAATCCTGACCCATGCAGATGGGGTAAGACTCACAAAGTCCCCAGAGCccccacctggggtcacatgtccctTCAGTCAGGACACCATGGCTGTGGTCAGAGGGCCACCAATGTGTAAACAAGCCAGGTCTCTGGGACCCCCTGGGATCCTAAAAAGAAGTGTAGGGACCATCTCCTCTCCCCTCAATTGTCCCTGAGAAGTCAGGCCCCTCCTATTTTCACTTTGATTCTCTGTGATTTTTTTACTGGTTTGAAACTCATGCTAGAGTTAAACACACTACCTTGGTTCTGGCAGGCTCTGTCTTTCTTGTCCCGCTGAGGTGCTGAGAAAACAGGAGAGCTGGGCTGAAAGACGAGGGGCAGCTCTGTTCTCTTCCGAGGAGAGAGTTGACTGGAAGAGATCACAGCAGCAACCTCACCTGCTGCCCATTGACTTTTTGCCTGATCCCTGTGCCCTGGAATCAATTCACCAGGTGAACCTGCTTCCCTACTCAACCTGAATGTGCTGGAAAATTGCAATAATTACCAGGTAGCTCACCTGAGGAGTCTTCAGGAGCCCAGGAAGGTGAACCTAGCAGGGAGAAAAGGCTAAGAGCTCTACCGTAGCATTGACCCTTGAGAGGGCCATGGAACCCCACTCAGAGAAGAGCACGGTTCCCCAGAGAAGCCCACCTCAGCCCCAGACCCCAGACATCTGAGCACTGACAGTCAGATGCAGgcatggagttttccagacagaggccaggccaggcctgcACCCGGGTCTCCATGTTTTAGTGCACACGGAACACGGTCAGGTCTAAATGTTATTGAAGAAAGCACACGGTCTCGTTAAACATAATCAGTGTACAGAGAacttgaaaagtgaaatgaaagtgttatcATATCTGAcacttgtgaccctgtggacggtagcctgccaggctcctctatgcatggaattccccaggcaacaatattggtagtgggtagccattcacttctccaggagatcctcccaacccagggattgaaccaaggtctcctgcattgcagtcagattctttaccatctaagccacaagggaacccctaGACAGGACTCGGAGAGGTGTAAATCCACCATGTAGACAGAACTTGGTCAGGTTTAAACTAGCTGAAAAATGCTGTCCTAGGAGGTACAGGCCACACACATGCAGGGTCTGTCATTGCTGGACAGAGGAATCACCCTTATGTGGGAACTTAAATCATCACTGGGCTCCACACTTCAGCCACATCAGGAATTGAAAGAACCTTTGTCATTAAACATttcaacaggaaaaacaaaactggtACCAATTTCTGTGGCCCCTTGATGGTCCAGATCCTGCGGAGAGCCAAGATATTCTTAGAGTGCAGCCCAGTGTCTTGTAAAGACAGACATGAAGTGGCCTGATtccagcatcccaggcctccagCAGGAGGTGGACACTGGAAGCCTTCTGGAAAAGCTTGTTATTTATCAGAGTAAAAATATACTCTTGGAAAAACAAGCATACTAGTTATTATTTGCAAacctaaaatattcttaaaagcttGGCATCCTGATCTTTGCGGTTCACATTGGTTCCTTTGTGTTCAGATTTTCTGAGTAGAAGCAAgccatcttttcaaattagtttcttCAAATTCTGTTATTTGTTATTATATGAATGAAAGATCACACttgaaaaaaagacaagaaaattccTGCAAACAATGAGTGACTCaaagagcccacaagctgcatgtACTTTGTCTTCTAACAGATTCCTTTCTCTCCTTAAAGAAACCTGAAAAACTTGgccccctcattttttttttgcttctctgttcGAATTGAACTAAAATGAAATTGATAATCATAACAACAAGTAAGAGTTTCTGAATTTTGAGATGTCATACCAAAGTAACAGGAGCTAGAGAAAATGGAACATTCCTATGCTGCTGGTAGGCAAACCACATccttaaaataaaactttgtttctAATAGTATTTAATTACCACACTACATGGTTACATGGAGTATGAACCAAGAGTCTAAAAATAGCAGAAAATGTGTGAAGACAAATTTGATATCCCATATGTGAGAGTAAAAGCCActtgtttttccagcagtcatatatggatgtgagagttggaccaaaaagaaggttgagcagtgaagaattgatgctttctaattgtggtgctagaaaagactcttgagtcctttagactgcaaagagatcaaaccagtcaatattaaaggaaatcaaccctgtatatttattggaaggtctgatgctgaaaataaagctccaatattttggccacctgatgcaagagctgactcaatggaaaagaccctgatgctgggaaagactgagggcaagaggagaaggggacaacagaggattagatggttggatggcatcactgactcaatggacatgagtttgagcaaactgggagatggtaaagg
The nucleotide sequence above comes from Bubalus kerabau isolate K-KA32 ecotype Philippines breed swamp buffalo chromosome 19, PCC_UOA_SB_1v2, whole genome shotgun sequence. Encoded proteins:
- the LOC129633621 gene encoding tubulin alpha-1A chain-like; protein product: MCECISIHVGQAGVQIGNACWDLYCLEHGIQPDGQMPSDKTIGGGDDSFNTFFSETGAGKHVPRAMFVDLEPTVIDEVCTGTYRQLFHPEQLITGKEDAANNYVRGHYTIGKEITDLVLDRIRKLADQCTGLQGFLVFHNFGGGTGSGFTSLLMECLSVNYGKKSKLEFSIYPAPQVSTAVVEPYNSILTTHTTLEHSDCAFMVDNEAIYDICHRNLNIERPTYTNLNRLIGQIVSSITASLRFDGTLNVDLTEFQTNLVPYPHIHFPLAAYAPVISAEKAYHEQLSVAEITNACFGPANQMVKCDPCHGKYMACCLLYHGDVVPKDVNAAIATIKTKCTIQFVDWCPTGFKVGINYQPPTVVPGGDLAKVQRAMCMLSNTTAISEAWARLDHKFDLMYANRAFVHWYVGEGMEEGEFSEALEDMAALEKDYEEVSVDSVEGEGEEEGEEY